One window of the Scyliorhinus torazame isolate Kashiwa2021f chromosome 24, sScyTor2.1, whole genome shotgun sequence genome contains the following:
- the LOC140399821 gene encoding uncharacterized protein, which translates to MSDSAAAETAPPAAAPVKAVKKQKAVPRKKQEGPGLGELILQIVAESGDRKGVSFQAIKKALRSKGVDVDKRGAQIKQSVRRELAKGTLAQVKGTGVSGSFKTVKKTSGGKVMKTGAGKKPSVRKTAAKKSPKKTAAKKSPKKTSATKTSVKKPAAKKSPKKPAAKKSPKKPAAKKSPKKPAAKKAATPKKSAKKAAPKKKSPVKKTTGRINTTQLKAKPKVKSATAKKPAKK; encoded by the coding sequence atgagcgacagtgcagccgccgaaacggctcctccagccgccgccccagtcaaggctgtcaagaagcagaaggcggttccccggaagaaacaagaaggtcccgggctgggcgagctgatcctccagattgtggcggaaagcggcgATCGCAAGGGGGTTTCCTTCcaggccataaagaaggcgctgcggagcaaaggggtcgatgtggataaacggggggcccagatcaagcaaagtgtcaggaggGAATTGGCTAAAGGCACcttggctcaggtcaagggcacgggcgTCTCCGGCTCCTTCAAGACCGTTAAGAAGACAAGCGGGGGGAAAGTGATGAAGACCGGAGCAGGCAAGAAACCTTCAGTGAGGaaaacagcagccaagaaatctcccaagaaaacagcagccaagaaatctcccaagaaaacaTCAGCCACGAAAACTTCagtgaagaaaccagcagccaagaaatctcccaagaaaccagcagccaagaaatctcccaagaaaccagcagccaagaaatctcccaagaaaccagcagccaagaaggcggcaactcccaaaaagagcgcgaagaaagcagccccgaagaaaaAGTCACCTGTGAAAAAGACCACGGGCAGAATAAATACGACCCAATTGAAGGCCAAGCCCAAAGTCAAATCAGCAACggctaagaaaccagcaaagaagtga